The segment ccaTCACAGGAGTTGTTCTGGCTGTGAGGCCTTTCATAGGAattggagtggctgcagggcttATTGCAGGTTTGGGAGTTGTTATAGGGCCTATTATAGGGATGTGTTTAACCTTAAGCCcattgcaggagctggagtgcCTGTAGGGCCTGTTGCAGGGTTTGGAGTGGCTTTGGACAGGCTCTGGGCCTGTCAAAGGGGCTGGAGTGTGCCTGCAGGAAAAGTCACAGGGGTGGGAGAGGTGTGGAGTGTAGCTTCATAAGCATAACTTAACCACCAGCATATTGCAGTGTTTTGAGTCTCTTTGGAATTGCCGGGGTGATGACACGCTTaagcatttcacagttttgtttAAGATTGCACTTGCTCAGAGGTGAAATTCCAAAGCACTAGACATGTCCACTGCTGTAGGTGCCTGCCCAGATCTTCGAACTCTCCCTGCCACTCCTAGCTTTCCTGCTTCtggacagatctctggatggcACGTTTAAGTTGTTGTTTAaacttaaacaaaacctgaatgGCATTCAGGAGACCTAAAAATAGGAACATGCTGGTTTGACCATCGCAAGGATATTCAAAGCTTTGAAGAGCTATTGTAATTACCCTGGAGGAGAAGCATgaggtggaggagaaagggagagtgaagaaGTGGGGAAAAGCATCCTCCACCACCCTGCATAGATTTAATCCctgaggagaaaaggcaaagacTGTAATTCTTAGTAGTTTCCAAGAGATGAAGAGATGGTTCCTCAGGTATTGAGGGGGCAATAATTTGATCCTATCAGAAGTCAGTGTTATCCAATACAGCAAGGCAGTAACCTTAAACCAGCCCCCAGAACTGATAAACAGCATGACATGGAAGTTACTAATGTGCTATACAACACAGTTCTGAAAAGAAGCACAACAGACCCCAGATCAAAAAGATCAATATTGTGATCAGCAACTGTTAAACTCATCTAATGCttataacaatatatttttaaaactctgtgGTCAGATCTGGCATCTCAACCTCTGTGCTCCACGCTAGGCACCAAGAAGACTTGCTGTGGTTTGACCCTGCAGGAAACTCAGCACTACAAATCTATTCATCCAATGGGACAGAGagaactgagaggaaaaaaaaaaaaaaagttcatgggttgagataaaggcaatTTAATAGAATGCaaaaggaattattattattactattattattgacACCAATTGACTAAGGTCATGACATTTTTGTGTTCATATCGAAAGACAGGAAAGGTGGTGGTGATAAATCAGAAATTGACAGAGCTGAGCATGACATAGATTGTATGAAATACGTGCTGGATATTGTCTTAGTTTTGTCTGAGATagagttattttttcttcctagtagctggtatggaGCTGTGTTTCaaatttacagaatcacagaatagttcgGGTAGGAAAAGACCTTATAGATCACATAATTCCAACTCACCTCccatgggcaggggcaccttccactagaccaggttgatGAAAgtccatccaacctggccttgaatgcaTCACGGGATGGGGCACAGATCTAATAGATCCATATCCTTCTTACAcagggagccccagagctgaatgcagtccttgaggtgtggcctcaccagggccaAGTACAGAAGGACTATCACTTCCCTACATCTGTTGACCACAGTATCCTTGGTACAAGGCAGGCCTTCTTGGCCAACTcagcacactgatggctcatactaggccgactatccaccaatatccccaggtccttttccccTGGGCAGCTGTCCAACCACCCTTCCCACAGCATTGCGTGGGGTtcttgtgccccaagtgcaggacccagcgcttggccttgttgaacttcatgcagttggcctcagcccatgggTGCAGCAATCAACAAGACAGAAGTCACCTCAtgagcatttttaaagaaatgggatggctgctgctcttgcagcttcttggcaaGACACAGCCAAGCTTTGTGCCTCCTGCTctccagtcatggactcaagctgAAGGGACAAGATGACCCATATGcgggccttctttctgtctgggttcTCCTaggtctggaggcagaggggatcccccagtcagcatgccaagcaggtgccttctgctggcctagcagggccactgccagatgtcagcccaaaagtgcagatcccaggtCTATGTCAAGGCTGACCTGTCACctacagacagaagtgacctcacagtccctttctgtcacacgttcctgctgctcccctatccactgcagagacagaagtgacctcacagtccctgccacaaccacattcctgctgctgcggcaggagatcctgaggtaGAGCTGACTTCTCTAGTCCCTTAGAGACAAGGGTTCACTTTTCTGGATTAGAAATTTAGCAGATGGGCTGTTCTGTTTAGggtgtcaggtctgtggttaGGTTATGGGCAAGCTTTGTggaacagttttttgttttacatctgCCTAGAAGTCTAGGTTTAATGGAGCATGTTAATGCTAGTATTGAAGGCAGGGATTAGGGTGAACACAAGAGTAAAGGCAAGGGCAAAGGACTATGGGCTGAGTTTTGCTTCATGGAATACTTTGAGTTCAAGCATTAGAATAGGGGATTCTTGTCAGGGTGTTGGAGTGGCATTTAGGTTTAGGGATTACTCTTTAAAACTCTTCAAAAGTgggttttctttaaaactggTTACTCTTTAAAATTGGCTAACGGCCTTACAtcaatgttttaattctgtgttaAAGCAGCATCAACATTACCTGAAGCCTCTTACCTCTACGAAATTGTTGTAGAGGTTCACTcacccttctccctccctctctagGGATGTCCGAATCAGACcctggctttgtttttcatggATTACTGAGGGCAGATTGGGAGACATCAGTCAAGGCAGGGAGGTGCTCAGAGCAAGGTGAGAGCAAGGTGGGGAAGCAAGGTGGGTATCTAAGTCCTGCAGGGAAACAGGTGCAGACGTGAGAGCATAGGACAGCGTGTGGTGGTTATGGTCAAGGATCTTTTGCAAGATGAAAGCCCCGACAGAGCCAACAGCTttgcctgctgggctctggctcTTGTCTCCGTTAGTGATGCCTATGAGAAGACACCTCATCCTTACAGCAGTAGGGCCTCAATGCCTCCTCATCCCCCTCCAGGAGCCTGGGAGATGTCCTCCTGTAGCCTTGTACTTGGCACTGCCCTTACCCACTGTGCACTGACCCAGGAAGAGCCCTAAACCCAACTGCAGGGACAGCATCtcccttcccagaggctggggTCAGGGCCCAACTGTTGGACTTCATGGGACACATCAAGGTTTCCTCAGCATCAGGGCCACCTTTCCTGGGCCTTGGTCTCCCTGTCATCACTGCCTGCCCTTTTCTGCTCTAACAAGTCCATGGGGAGGCCTTGACAGTAATGTCCCTCAGTGGGACCGTTAGCACTGCGAGAGGCTTTGGAGTTTGCACCAGACTTGGACTACTTGAGAAGCTGCTTCAGCCACCCAGATCAAGCtcctctgccaggcacagcaTTGCTGGGGGCACTGCGTGAAGCtggcatggggagaggagagaaggggtAGAGAGGTTCAGGGCAGCATAGGGTGGGGGGGAAGACAggggagagctggcagagggagaAATCTTGCCAGCCACCTCTCCACGGTAAGTCTCTTGGTGCAGAGcctgccaggctctgctggagctggcacagccctcAGCTGATGGGAGCTGTCAGGAGGATGCTCGGTGTTGGAGCTGAAGGCCACACAGGGcttgtgtgctgcagggtcagCATGCAGGGCCTGAGGGCTCCCTTCTCTTGGGGccggctgcaggctgtgcagccgagggtgcaggcaggggtgtccagggctgtggtgcagagcagggtccctgctgtgccccaggggctgtgtgctggggcagggcctctgccacctgccaggctcagcactcagcctgcccggggagctgcccaggggctgcggggagaagctgtgggtggaaggagcccccctGGTACcgcagggcaggacagggcagggtcctgctgctgcccagagcctgctgcctggggcaggctgctcacagccccacacctccccaGGGCACTGCACTGCAGAACTGCCCGGCAAGAGCTACCTGAAGGCTGTGCACTTTTTAGaatctgcttcattttcctgcccaTGTGCTGAGGCAGAAGGATGGTAATGGAGTAGGAGCATCTGTAGTAGAGGCTAAGGCTCCTTgagcattgctgctgctctgaggcacctcacacaCCTCAGCATACAGAACCACCTTTGTTGTTTCTTAAGGAGTTATTTGACCTTCTCCTGTCCTGCAGACAAGGACATGACCTTGCCCAGTGGACTTCTCAGATCACTCAGGGTTCCCTTTTACCAGTCTACACCAGGACTGactgctgcagagcccacagcacagccccctgcttCTTGTGGCACCCTCAGAGCACCAAGCAGAGGTaagccaagcagctgcagaaagctcttcctgtgaaaggaatgggaaagaatGTGTTCTGTGTGACTGTTCTACGAGACGTGCAAAGTATTTTGGTAAGAGAAGTCCTTAAATTTTACAATGTCACTTCTTCTTTTGGACAGACTACCTTGCTCAGGggaaataaatgtgtaaaaacagctccatcactgagttcctcctgctggcattcgcagacacacgcgagctgcagctcctacactttgggctcttcctgggcatctacttggctgccctcctgggcaacggcctcatcctcactgctgtagcctgcgaccaccacctgcacacccccatgtacttcttcctcctcaaccttgccctcctcgacctgggctgcatctccaccactgtccccaaagccatggccaatgccctccGGGAtaccagggccatctcctatctAAGGTGTGCTGCACAAGTCCTATTTTATGTATTCTTCTTTGGTTCAGAGTTTTCAATTCTtaccatcatggcctatgaccgctacgttgccatctgcaagcccctgcactacgggagcctcctgggcagcagagcttgtgcccagatggcagcagctgcctggggcagtggctttctcaatgctgtcctgcacacggccactacattttccctgccgctctgccaaggcaatgctgtggagcagttcttctgtgaaatcccccacatcctcaagctctcctgctcagatgcctacctcaaAGAACTTGAGCtacttgttttcagtttttccttagtctttggttgttttgttttcattgtggtgtcctatgtgcagatcttcagggcagtgctgaggatgccctctgagcagggccggcacaaagccttttccatgtgcctccctcacctggctgtggtctccctgtttgtcagcactgtCCTGTTTGCCTActtgaagcccccctccatctcttccccatccctggacctggtggtgtcatttctgtactcagtggtgccttcagcactgaaccccctcatctatggcatgaggaaccaggagctcaaggatgccTTGAGGAAACTGATGACCtgatatctttaaaaaaaaaaaaaaaataagccaaagCCCATTGTCTTCTACATATGACTCATAATGCATTGCAGGaacatggttttctttttgacaaTTTTTCATACTCTGGAGCGTGTCATCACAAGCTCAGAGCTGTGGGGTGTATGGGCAGGACGCTCAGCAATGACTGAGCAGGCCATTGCTAATTGCTCACTTGTTCTTCGGGGGATGGGATAACTCAGAAGAGCAGGGCCTGCTGTATGTGTATGGAAAGAGACATGGAAAGAGAAACCcagtgctggtgccagcaggcacATCATATGTGTGTGGAGAGATGAACACGAAGGAGCACAAAGGCCATCAGCTATTCCTAGAAGTCTCATGAAGGCCAGCTGGACAGATAGTGTCACAAGACCAAGTAACGTCCCCTGTGAAGCCACCTGAAGGCAGCTCTGGGATGTGCCTCCTTGAACCGAGGTCTCTGTGCCCATTCCTCATGCCTTGGGGTATCtcagaggagggcagagcagggcgaGGCACCACATGGCCAAggtgcctcccagcctctggcAGTGGTTGCAGGAGCCAGAGGGACACTGCAGGCACTGCAGTGCACTGCCTGTGGATGTGCAAGGCAGGGACCTGTGTCTCTCAACAGCCCCATGTGTATGAGGAGCATGGGAGGACAGCTCAGACAAAGGCACCTCACGGAGCCCTGACGCTGCCCTGTGTGACTCCAGAAACAACCCCTGTTGTCCCTGTGAGATTTCTGTCATGCCTCTTGCACAGATTCAATGCacatgctcctctcctctatgtcACACTACCATGACTTTGTGGACTGGGCTGTCAGAGATTTGGATCATAGATTTCTGGGacttggaaaaggcaggcaTTAAAAGCATGTTAAGAAatgacaataaataaacaaataaataaataaaagggcgAGGAGAATTGCAACTGTCACCTCTGCACCTGCTGACATGATGGGGAAAGTCCTGCCACAGCCGTCTTCACGTatgtggcagaaaaaaaaaaagaaattgctgaagcagtagggaaggggaaagaaggcAATGTGGTGAACCTGGACTTTATCAAGGCCTTTGCCATGGTCTTCTGCAGTCTCCCTTTAGCCAGACTGGTGAGATTTGGACTGAAGAAAGGGATGATGATGTGAGGGGGAGGGTTGCTGGACATTAATGGTACAAAGTCCTCCTGCCAGCCAGATACCAGCAGCATTCCTCAACACCACTAACCCTATTtgttattgttataaatggcgcaggattcaaattaggattaaatgaaaaataggatttattaaaagaatataaaggaatagaggtaagcaaac is part of the Anas acuta chromosome W, bAnaAcu1.1, whole genome shotgun sequence genome and harbors:
- the LOC137846754 gene encoding olfactory receptor 14J1-like, which translates into the protein MCKNSSITEFLLLAFADTRELQLLHFGLFLGIYLAALLGNGLILTAVACDHHLHTPMYFFLLNLALLDLGCISTTVPKAMANALRDTRAISYLRCAAQVLFYVFFFGSEFSILTIMAYDRYVAICKPLHYGSLLGSRACAQMAAAAWGSGFLNAVLHTATTFSLPLCQGNAVEQFFCEIPHILKLSCSDAYLKELELLVFSFSLVFGCFVFIVVSYVQIFRAVLRMPSEQGRHKAFSMCLPHLAVVSLFVSTVLFAYLKPPSISSPSLDLVVSFLYSVVPSALNPLIYGMRNQELKDALRKLMT